In Paralcaligenes sp. KSB-10, the following are encoded in one genomic region:
- a CDS encoding amidohydrolase family protein: MHDLAIRGGTLVDGSGNASYTGDLAVNDGLIVQAGSKIGQAKREIDATGCLVTPGWVDIHTHYDGQATWDPYLSPSTWHGVTTAIMGNCGVGFAPVKQERREWLIKVMEGVEDIPGSVLSEGIQWDWETFPEYLDALERRPKALDIGAQIPHSAVRAYVMGDRAIHHDEASPADLVAMRQVVREGLEAGAVGFSTARTFLHKYDERKYPPGTFATEEELMALGSVLGEVGHGVFQMTANHPAMEQEIPWLEQLARHNRLPVLFNLQQTDPAPDVWKQLLHTLDRARDQGVQLMGGISGRPLGILFSWQSTLHPFMSHPTYQAMQHLPFDQILTRLRTPEVRQRIMNEQAGLRDRRAETLFSSFHKIYPLGTEPDYEPLAENSVAAMAERSGRPPLEIIYDLMLNNNGEAILYYPSFNYSYGHLDHLHQLLQHDNTVNSLSDGGAHCGYICDVSMPTFMLSYWTRDRTRGPQLPLEFVVKRQTADTARVYGLHDRGLLQPGYKADINVIDPRALKLHGPEMRFDLPGGGRRLVQRADGYVATIVNGEPIFENGQATGVLPGRLLRGQKARHA; the protein is encoded by the coding sequence ATGCATGACCTTGCCATTCGCGGAGGCACCCTGGTCGACGGCAGCGGCAATGCCTCGTACACCGGCGATCTGGCCGTCAATGACGGACTCATCGTCCAGGCGGGCTCTAAAATCGGGCAAGCCAAACGGGAAATCGACGCCACCGGCTGCCTGGTTACCCCGGGCTGGGTCGATATCCATACCCATTACGACGGGCAGGCTACCTGGGATCCGTATCTCAGCCCTTCCACCTGGCACGGGGTGACCACAGCCATCATGGGCAATTGCGGTGTCGGGTTCGCCCCGGTCAAGCAGGAACGGCGCGAATGGCTAATCAAAGTCATGGAAGGCGTGGAAGATATTCCTGGAAGCGTGCTGTCGGAAGGCATTCAATGGGACTGGGAAACCTTTCCCGAATACCTTGATGCGCTGGAACGGCGTCCCAAGGCACTGGATATCGGGGCGCAAATCCCACACTCGGCCGTACGAGCCTATGTGATGGGGGATCGCGCGATTCATCACGACGAAGCTTCGCCGGCCGATCTCGTCGCTATGCGACAAGTCGTGCGCGAGGGGCTTGAGGCTGGCGCGGTGGGGTTCTCGACCGCACGCACTTTTTTGCACAAATACGACGAGCGTAAATATCCACCGGGTACTTTTGCGACGGAAGAAGAGCTCATGGCTCTGGGCAGCGTACTAGGGGAAGTTGGCCATGGGGTCTTTCAGATGACGGCCAATCATCCCGCCATGGAGCAGGAAATCCCCTGGCTGGAACAACTGGCGCGGCACAATCGCTTGCCCGTCCTGTTCAATTTGCAACAAACAGACCCCGCCCCCGATGTCTGGAAACAATTGCTTCATACGCTGGACCGTGCTCGCGATCAGGGCGTCCAGCTAATGGGAGGAATCAGCGGGCGCCCCTTGGGAATTCTGTTTTCCTGGCAAAGCACCCTGCATCCCTTTATGTCGCACCCCACATACCAAGCTATGCAGCACCTGCCGTTCGATCAGATTCTGACTCGTCTGCGCACCCCTGAGGTTCGTCAGAGAATCATGAACGAGCAGGCGGGCCTGCGGGATCGCCGAGCCGAAACGCTATTCAGCAGCTTTCACAAAATATACCCTCTCGGTACAGAACCCGATTACGAGCCTTTGGCGGAAAACAGTGTCGCGGCCATGGCCGAGCGTAGCGGACGCCCTCCACTCGAGATCATCTACGATCTGATGTTGAACAATAACGGCGAAGCGATTCTGTACTACCCGTCATTCAATTATTCCTATGGGCACCTTGACCACCTCCATCAGCTTTTACAGCATGACAATACCGTCAATAGCCTATCCGACGGCGGCGCTCATTGCGGCTATATCTGCGATGTCAGCATGCCCACATTCATGCTCAGCTACTGGACCCGGGATCGGACCCGAGGTCCTCAGTTGCCGCTTGAGTTCGTAGTCAAGCGCCAAACCGCCGACACGGCGCGCGTATATGGCTTGCACGACCGTGGCTTGCTTCAACCGGGGTACAAGGCAGACATCAACGTCATTGACCCTCGGGCTTTGAAACTGCATGGCCCCGAAATGCGCTTCGACCTGCCCGGCGGCGGGCGCCGCCTGGTACAACGGGCCGATGGCTATGTGGCTACCATCGTCAATGGAGAGCCCATATTTGAAAATGGGCAGGCCACCGGCGTGCTGCCGGGCCGCCTGCTTCGAGGCCAAAAGGCGAGGCATGCCTGA
- a CDS encoding tripartite tricarboxylate transporter substrate binding protein: MNSKFLNTTKHTFISCALAALGLLTLQTATAETSWPAAGRPIKVIVPFPAGSGSDTLARMLAQKVSEQTGSSVIVENKPGASTIIGATDVARAAPDGYTLLYTIVVTHTQNPHLYKKLPYSPFKDFTPIEQFVRSATILEANKNAPFNTTKEMIAYAKAHPGKLNFGSYSIGSTSHLNGEILKTQAGIDIVHVPYKGTADAGRALLAGEVQVYFDGTATAVENFRAHKVKLLGTATPRRLKVLPDLPTFDEQGIPGLDVVGWQGLFGPGNMPPELAEKIAAVFRTALKSPSIVKMVESQGNDISGAGPKEFNKIVHDDYKRWGEVIKHANITLD, translated from the coding sequence ATGAATAGTAAATTCCTTAATACGACAAAACATACTTTCATCAGCTGTGCCCTGGCCGCCCTGGGCCTCCTGACCCTGCAAACGGCAACAGCAGAAACATCGTGGCCCGCCGCAGGCAGGCCCATCAAAGTCATCGTGCCGTTCCCGGCAGGTTCGGGTTCAGACACACTGGCGCGCATGCTGGCCCAAAAGGTGTCGGAACAGACGGGATCGTCCGTTATCGTTGAAAACAAGCCCGGGGCAAGCACGATCATCGGTGCCACCGATGTGGCTCGCGCCGCTCCAGACGGCTACACGCTGCTGTACACCATCGTCGTTACCCATACGCAAAATCCTCATCTGTACAAAAAACTGCCGTACTCCCCCTTCAAGGACTTCACCCCCATCGAGCAGTTCGTGCGATCCGCCACCATTCTGGAAGCGAACAAGAATGCGCCCTTCAACACGACCAAAGAGATGATCGCCTACGCCAAGGCACATCCGGGGAAATTGAACTTCGGCTCCTACAGTATTGGCTCAACCTCGCATTTGAACGGTGAGATACTGAAAACGCAGGCTGGTATCGATATTGTTCATGTGCCCTACAAAGGCACTGCCGATGCCGGCCGCGCCCTTCTTGCCGGCGAAGTTCAAGTCTATTTCGACGGCACCGCCACCGCCGTCGAAAACTTTCGCGCCCACAAAGTCAAGCTGTTGGGGACGGCAACCCCTCGCCGTCTTAAAGTCCTTCCCGATCTACCTACCTTTGACGAGCAAGGCATTCCCGGTCTGGATGTCGTGGGATGGCAGGGCCTGTTCGGCCCCGGCAATATGCCTCCTGAATTGGCCGAGAAAATCGCCGCGGTGTTTCGCACCGCCTTGAAATCGCCCTCCATCGTCAAAATGGTCGAATCTCAAGGCAATGACATCAGTGGCGCGGGTCCAAAAGAATTCAACAAAATTGTGCACGACGACTACAAACGCTGGGGCGAAGTCATCAAGCACGCCAACATCACACTCGACTGA
- a CDS encoding LysR family transcriptional regulator: MLSLRALTHFSALVEERNYSRAALRLHLTQSALSRSIQSLEDALGLKLVDRTSSGMALTQTGQMVMEYARRILGEAAALRREAELIRGFDTGRVVFGVGVFPADGFLSPLLMQLAREHPGLSVHVEIESWQRLLDKLRQDKLDFVVAVTHSLPPSSEFTARPLPPQHGGLFVRRGHPLLKVRRADLRGMLNQYRLAATDLPLRAREHLARLYRVTSPDLLPIGLECDSVATLRDVALNSDMVLFSTHEAIQHQIDAGLLQPLPLAYSASGTLTYSIIHRERRTLSPAAERVIALIYALLPTAAGQKGGDASSEELRQAVKHRPRKIMQ; the protein is encoded by the coding sequence ATGCTCAGTTTGCGGGCCTTGACACACTTTTCAGCGCTGGTCGAAGAGCGAAATTATTCGCGGGCGGCTTTGCGCCTGCATCTGACGCAATCTGCGCTGAGTCGTAGTATCCAGTCCCTGGAAGATGCACTGGGGCTTAAGCTGGTGGATCGCACATCCAGCGGCATGGCCTTGACCCAAACGGGCCAGATGGTGATGGAATATGCGCGTCGCATTTTGGGAGAGGCCGCCGCGTTGCGACGCGAGGCTGAATTGATCCGCGGCTTTGACACAGGACGTGTGGTGTTTGGAGTCGGCGTTTTTCCTGCGGACGGCTTTCTGTCGCCGCTGCTCATGCAGTTGGCACGCGAGCATCCCGGCCTGAGCGTGCATGTCGAAATCGAAAGCTGGCAGCGATTGCTCGATAAACTGCGGCAAGACAAGCTGGATTTTGTCGTGGCCGTGACGCATAGCCTGCCTCCATCATCCGAGTTCACTGCCAGGCCCCTGCCTCCTCAGCACGGGGGTTTGTTTGTGCGCCGAGGCCATCCGCTGCTCAAGGTGCGCCGAGCTGATTTGCGCGGCATGCTGAACCAGTATCGTCTTGCTGCAACAGATCTGCCGCTGCGCGCGCGCGAGCACCTGGCTCGCTTGTATCGGGTGACAAGCCCTGATCTTTTACCTATAGGTCTGGAGTGCGACAGCGTGGCGACTCTGCGGGATGTGGCGCTGAATAGTGATATGGTGTTATTTTCCACCCACGAAGCCATTCAACACCAGATCGATGCAGGACTGTTGCAGCCATTGCCATTGGCCTATTCCGCGTCCGGCACCTTGACATACAGTATTATTCATCGCGAACGCCGCACCTTGTCTCCGGCCGCGGAAAGAGTCATTGCCTTGATTTATGCTTTGCTGCCGACAGCAGCCGGGCAAAAGGGCGGCGATGCTTCGTCCGAGGAGCTTAGGCAAGCCGTCAAGCATCGGCCCCGCAAGATTATGCAATGA
- a CDS encoding cytochrome c, which yields MTQKLGLIAVAALVTALSTPAVAQFSKSKDAREYRESAMTLMGSHFGRMVPVVKGQIPYDKQKIKENVALLNILVTLPWAGFGPGTEGGDAKDDIWLDPEGFKQAEDKLHTSMKKLTAAADAGDFDAFRVAFGDVGKSCKSCHDSYRKKK from the coding sequence ATGACACAGAAGCTTGGTTTAATTGCCGTTGCAGCGTTGGTTACAGCCCTATCCACACCTGCCGTGGCGCAATTTTCCAAGAGCAAGGATGCCAGGGAGTATCGCGAATCGGCCATGACATTAATGGGTTCGCATTTCGGGCGCATGGTTCCGGTGGTCAAAGGCCAAATTCCTTACGATAAGCAAAAGATCAAAGAAAATGTGGCCTTGCTGAATATTCTGGTCACTTTGCCCTGGGCGGGGTTTGGTCCCGGCACTGAGGGCGGCGATGCAAAGGACGATATCTGGCTGGATCCCGAAGGTTTCAAGCAGGCGGAAGATAAGCTGCATACCAGTATGAAAAAGCTGACAGCCGCGGCCGATGCGGGAGACTTCGACGCGTTCAGGGTCGCTTTCGGCGATGTGGGTAAAAGCTGCAAGTCCTGCCACGACTCGTATCGCAAGAAAAAATAG
- a CDS encoding RidA family protein has translation MLETFEKQHYSYAEWSRGLFSEIVTVKGPGKLLFLSGIGGEDSNGKAGTIMHLGDVYSQTRIAFEKASHVLAKHGATLADVVKITAYLLDTREFPNYHRARSEAFQNSPTIPAHTLLAVNGLAWPGMLMEVDITAVIADQ, from the coding sequence ATGCTCGAAACCTTTGAAAAGCAACATTACAGCTATGCCGAGTGGTCGCGAGGACTATTCTCGGAAATCGTGACGGTGAAAGGGCCCGGCAAGTTATTGTTTCTTTCTGGCATTGGTGGGGAAGATAGTAATGGAAAGGCTGGCACAATCATGCATCTGGGCGATGTGTATAGTCAGACGCGGATAGCCTTCGAGAAAGCGAGCCACGTCCTCGCCAAGCATGGAGCAACACTGGCGGATGTCGTCAAGATCACAGCGTATTTGCTGGATACCCGAGAATTTCCAAACTACCACCGAGCGCGCAGCGAAGCATTTCAGAATTCACCGACTATTCCAGCTCATACACTATTGGCCGTAAACGGCCTCGCCTGGCCGGGCATGCTAATGGAAGTCGATATCACTGCGGTTATCGCCGATCAGTGA
- a CDS encoding diguanylate cyclase domain-containing protein, translating to MAHVDPSQGHSLETLLVKADQALYRAKASGRNCVGLA from the coding sequence GTGGCACATGTTGACCCTTCTCAGGGCCACTCATTAGAAACACTGCTGGTGAAAGCCGATCAGGCATTGTATAGAGCCAAAGCGAGTGGGCGTAATTGCGTTGGGTTGGCATAA
- a CDS encoding DMT family transporter, whose protein sequence is MKSTDDIPSWTTYLLLAITVFAWGANYPLMKLALSDMPPLAFTALRLWGASAVLAAVLLVSRTGPLLPIRGERLPLAIVGLFQVGAMLGLTIVGMGSVPAGRTVLLVYTMSLWAVPIGRALLGEKINFLRLLGVLIGLMGLLVFFNPLVIDWHRGGAVLGSGLILAGSMSWAFGSCLYRRKRWSSGFVSQTLWQLLVASVPIAVLSLVLERTEAMNITARLSLIVAYNWVVPTALAMWCWNRVLSVMAVSTAGQFLLLTPLVGFWLSIVFLNETMSRALIVSAILIMIGLFVTIRAETPHQDKKHRP, encoded by the coding sequence GTGAAATCGACTGACGATATCCCTTCCTGGACCACGTATCTGTTGCTGGCCATAACGGTTTTCGCATGGGGGGCAAATTATCCCTTGATGAAGCTGGCACTGTCCGATATGCCACCATTGGCCTTCACCGCACTACGACTATGGGGAGCCTCCGCCGTGCTGGCCGCGGTGTTGCTGGTATCACGGACGGGGCCATTGCTGCCCATTCGCGGAGAGCGTCTGCCGCTTGCCATTGTCGGCCTCTTCCAAGTTGGGGCCATGCTTGGCTTGACCATAGTGGGAATGGGCAGCGTGCCAGCCGGACGAACTGTATTGCTGGTTTACACCATGTCGCTTTGGGCTGTCCCCATCGGACGAGCCTTGCTCGGCGAGAAAATCAATTTCCTGCGGCTCTTGGGAGTACTAATTGGCTTGATGGGTCTGCTGGTTTTTTTCAACCCCTTGGTTATCGATTGGCATCGAGGTGGCGCCGTGCTGGGCAGTGGTTTGATACTGGCAGGGTCGATGTCATGGGCGTTCGGCTCGTGCCTGTATCGCCGCAAGCGCTGGTCATCGGGTTTCGTATCGCAGACCTTATGGCAGCTTCTTGTCGCGTCCGTACCTATTGCCGTGCTGAGCCTCGTTCTGGAGCGCACCGAGGCAATGAACATCACTGCCCGGCTATCGCTTATCGTCGCCTATAACTGGGTGGTGCCCACCGCGCTCGCAATGTGGTGCTGGAACCGAGTTCTATCTGTCATGGCGGTATCTACGGCCGGGCAATTCTTGTTATTGACTCCGCTTGTCGGGTTCTGGTTAAGCATAGTCTTTCTCAACGAAACCATGTCCCGCGCATTGATTGTCAGCGCGATATTGATCATGATTGGTTTATTTGTCACGATACGCGCCGAAACGCCACACCAGGACAAAAAGCACCGGCCCTGA
- a CDS encoding IclR family transcriptional regulator, translating to MNAFEIIPPEEGRDQKEDTALDMKESALFNQSLEKGFAVLQAFGAEHPSMNLPEIASAVGITKSTAQRLAFTLEALGYLRKDPQTKRFSLAPKSLGFAYRYLLASPLVERANPYLLELNQKIRETVNLSEPEGLEMVFAARFPSPTHSIVHMPVGRRLPMFCTASGRAYMSALPDAEARAMLDASDRIKYTPTTKTDVEKLMALVLEARENGYAWANQEYYRGDLNIAVPLLDASGRPVAAINVSVASSRWTLETLREKGAPMLIEAARKISTSPPTRSALAPFHRGYGISDPPRSKRNKPV from the coding sequence ATGAATGCATTTGAAATCATCCCGCCCGAAGAAGGCCGCGATCAAAAAGAGGATACTGCTTTGGATATGAAAGAATCGGCACTATTCAATCAATCATTGGAAAAAGGGTTCGCCGTGCTCCAGGCGTTCGGCGCCGAGCATCCCTCTATGAACTTGCCCGAAATCGCCAGTGCCGTGGGCATTACAAAAAGCACTGCGCAGCGGCTGGCATTCACGCTCGAGGCCTTGGGATACTTACGCAAGGATCCGCAGACCAAGCGATTCTCGCTCGCGCCCAAATCCCTCGGATTCGCCTACCGCTACCTATTGGCAAGCCCCCTGGTTGAACGGGCGAATCCCTACCTGCTCGAGCTGAATCAGAAAATTCGCGAAACCGTAAATCTGTCCGAACCGGAAGGGTTGGAAATGGTGTTCGCCGCCAGATTCCCCAGCCCCACGCACAGTATCGTCCATATGCCTGTGGGCAGAAGGCTGCCCATGTTTTGCACCGCTTCGGGCCGCGCATATATGTCGGCCCTTCCCGACGCCGAGGCACGAGCCATGCTGGACGCTTCGGACCGGATCAAATACACGCCCACGACCAAGACCGATGTCGAGAAGCTGATGGCTTTGGTGCTGGAAGCCCGAGAAAACGGGTATGCGTGGGCGAACCAGGAATACTATCGCGGCGACCTGAATATCGCCGTGCCATTGCTCGATGCTTCCGGGCGCCCTGTCGCGGCGATCAATGTCTCGGTCGCCTCAAGCCGCTGGACTCTCGAAACCTTACGCGAAAAAGGCGCGCCCATGCTTATCGAAGCCGCACGAAAGATTTCCACGTCGCCGCCTACCCGCAGCGCATTGGCGCCATTCCATCGCGGCTACGGAATATCCGACCCACCCAGGTCCAAACGCAACAAGCCCGTCTGA
- a CDS encoding FAD-binding oxidoreductase, giving the protein MDAAKLINHPDSVWAATANRRPELPLLKGDVETEVAIIGGGYSGLSTAHHLSKSGVDCVVIEANDVGWGASGRNGGMAVLRYKNGYSTLVAQFGDEVAMRLYQLVLEAVDTLESIVREYGIDCDFARYGHITAANGRKNLAMLQADVDWLSRNRKDNAASMLDREQMREQVGTSVYPGGYLDPRSAGIHPLNYARGLAAGLSQKGIPIYVGNPVDSIRREPTGIILTTPAGRVHAKKLVIATNAYTDLMQLGVNLSRRIVPVSTSVLATAPLAPELASRILAGGRLVTDTRHLVNYFRMLPGNRLLYGGRGDITGKESPDIYRGLHKALIRTFPSLSETDIEFRWSGKVAVTLDDFPHFGSLEERIFYAIGYGGRGVALTNLFGKLLARMVQGEAIAAGPLNSARFEPIPFHRWRIPGMQAVAGYYWLLDKLEQ; this is encoded by the coding sequence TTGGACGCCGCGAAACTCATCAACCACCCCGACTCGGTTTGGGCCGCCACAGCCAATCGGCGCCCGGAACTCCCCTTGCTAAAGGGAGATGTCGAAACCGAAGTCGCCATTATCGGGGGTGGATACAGTGGACTTTCGACGGCTCATCACCTTTCCAAATCCGGTGTCGATTGCGTGGTCATCGAGGCCAACGATGTCGGCTGGGGCGCCAGCGGCCGAAACGGCGGAATGGCGGTGCTGCGCTATAAAAATGGCTATTCCACGCTGGTTGCGCAATTCGGCGACGAGGTCGCGATGCGGCTGTATCAGCTTGTGCTCGAAGCCGTCGACACTCTTGAATCCATCGTTCGCGAATACGGCATAGACTGCGACTTTGCCCGCTACGGCCACATCACGGCAGCCAACGGACGCAAGAATCTGGCGATGCTTCAAGCCGATGTCGATTGGCTGAGTCGGAATAGAAAAGACAACGCCGCATCGATGCTCGATCGTGAGCAAATGCGCGAACAGGTCGGCACTTCCGTTTATCCGGGAGGGTACCTGGATCCCCGATCTGCGGGTATTCATCCGCTTAATTATGCCCGCGGGCTGGCCGCGGGCTTGAGCCAAAAAGGAATTCCGATTTATGTGGGAAACCCGGTCGACTCGATCAGGCGCGAGCCCACGGGCATAATCCTTACAACACCCGCCGGACGTGTTCACGCCAAGAAACTTGTCATTGCGACCAATGCGTATACCGACCTGATGCAATTGGGGGTCAATCTCAGCCGTCGCATCGTTCCTGTATCCACATCGGTGCTGGCGACCGCCCCGCTCGCTCCGGAGCTTGCGAGCCGCATTCTGGCCGGAGGCCGCCTGGTAACCGATACCCGTCATCTGGTGAACTATTTCCGCATGCTTCCCGGCAACCGCCTGCTCTATGGCGGACGGGGGGATATCACCGGCAAGGAATCGCCGGATATCTATCGCGGGCTGCATAAAGCGCTCATCAGGACTTTCCCGTCCTTATCCGAGACGGACATCGAGTTTCGATGGTCGGGAAAGGTAGCGGTGACATTAGATGATTTCCCTCATTTCGGCAGTCTTGAAGAGCGGATTTTTTACGCGATCGGGTATGGCGGCCGCGGAGTGGCGCTTACGAATCTGTTCGGCAAGCTGCTCGCACGCATGGTACAAGGTGAAGCCATAGCTGCCGGCCCCTTGAATTCGGCACGTTTCGAACCTATCCCATTTCATCGTTGGCGCATTCCAGGGATGCAGGCGGTAGCCGGATATTATTGGCTGCTGGATAAACTGGAGCAGTAG